CATCGACACGGTGTTTTTGCCGACGCGCACCAACTACGGGTTCGTCTCGGCGTCGCTCGTGCGCGAAATCGCGAGCCACAAGGGCGACGTGTCGCGGTACGCGCCGCTCGCC
The sequence above is a segment of the Myxococcales bacterium genome. Coding sequences within it:
- the coaD gene encoding pantetheine-phosphate adenylyltransferase (Catalyzes the conversion of ATP and pantetheine 4'-phosphate to diphosphate and 3'-dephospho-coA), with the translated sequence IDTVFLPTRTNYGFVSASLVREIASHKGDVSRYAPLAVREALSKKFA